A segment of the Verrucomicrobiota bacterium genome:
TCGATGACGACGTCGAAGCCGCCGCCACCGCGGCCGGACAGCTCGCTTTCGAGGTTGCGGTCGCCGCCAACGTCCACCGCGGTCGCACCGAGTCTCGCGGCGGTTTGAAGGCGCCCTTCGCCACGGCCCGCCGCGGTGACGTCGCAGCCGAGGTGTTTCGCGAGCGCGACGAACATCAACCCGACCGGCCCCGCGCCGATCACGAGCACGCGCTGCCCGGCGCGGAGTTGCGAATCCTCGATGCCGAGCACGACGCACGCGAGCGGTTCCGTGAGTGCGGCGTCACGAAAGGCTGTGGTGTCGCGCAGTCGCAGCAGGTTTTTCTCGACGAGCCGCGAAGGCACGGCGATGGACTCCGCATACGCGCCGTTGAGGAAGAGCAGGTCATCGCACAGCGCCTCCTGTCCGCCCCGGCACCACGGGCACTCGCCGCAGGGGGCGGAGTTCGCGACGACGACGCGGTCGCCGATTCGCCATCCAACCGCGCTCGATTCGGAGATTTCGCCGGCGAGTTCGTGGCCGAACACGGCCGGCGGCCGGATCATCTTCGCGTGGTAGCCGCGTTTGAAGACCTTCAGGTCGGTGCCGCAGGTGAGCGCGGCCTGGATGCCGATGCGCACCTCGCCCGGCCCGAGCGGCCGCGGAGCGACTTCCTCGATGCGGACATCTTCCTTCCCATGAAGCACGGCGGCGCGCATGGGCGGAGTGTGCAACATCGGCCTTGCGTCGCAACGGGTTTCTCGCGCACGGTTCGCGCCACGTGACCGCATGGAACTGCTCAAGAAGCTGCTCGACATCGTCCTGCACCTCAACCGGCACCTCGACGCGCTCGTGGGCGAATACGGGGCGTGGGTTTACGCGATCCTGTTCCTGATCGTGTTCTGCGAGACGGGGCTCGTGGTGACGCCGTTCCTGCCGGGCGACTCGCTGCTGTTCGCCGTGGGCGCGATCGCGGCGGGCGGGAAGCTCGACGTGTGGCTGGTCAGCGCGTTGCTCATCGCCGCGGCGATCCTCGGCGACACCGTGAACTACGGGGTCGGGAAATTCGCCGGCGAACGGCTCCAGCGGAAATTCCCGCGGCTCATCAAACCGGAGCATCTCGCGCGCACGCACGAGTTCTTCGAGCGCTACGGCGGCAAGACGATCATCATCGCGCGGTTCGTGCCGATCGTGCGGACGTTCGCGCCGTTCGTCGCGGGCGCGGGCAGGATGACCTACGCGCGATTCATGATGTTCAACGTCACGGGAGCGCTGCTCTGGATCGGGTTGCTGGTGCCCGCGGGTTACTTCTTTGGCACGATGCCGTGGGTGAAGAGGAATTTCTCGTCGGTGATTCTTGCGATCATTTTCATCTCCATCCTGCCGGGCGTGTTTGAATTCTGGCGCGAGCGAAGGCGGATCAAGTCGGAGCAGCAGCGTGGATAGCGGAGGGGAGCCGGGTGATTGACGCTCCCGCGGCCGGACACTAACTTGCGCCACGATGATTGACTTGAACGAAGTCCAGCCGCTGCGAACCGGCGCGCCCTCCGTCCGGAAGGGCATGCCGCGCGCGCAGTTTGACCCGATGGCGGAGGAGATTCGCGAGCTCAAGCGCCGGCTCAACGCCGTCATCCTCGCGCACAACTATCAGGTCCCCGAGATTCAGGATGTGGCGGATTACGTCGGCGATTCGCTCGGCCTCTCGCAGCAGGCCGCTGCCACGAGCGCGGACGTGATCGTGTTCTGCGGCGTCCATTTCATGGCGGAGACGGCGAAGATTTTGAACCCCGGCAAGATCGTGGTGCTGCCGGACAAGGACGCGGGGTGCTCGCTCGAGGAAAGCTGCCCGGCACCGGAGCTGGCCAGGTTGCAGGCGACCAACCCGAACTTCTACACCATCGCCTACATCAACTGCTCCGCCGCCGTGAAGGCATTGACCGACTGCATCTGCACCAGCGGCAATGCGGTGAAGATCGTCAATGCCGCGCCGAAGGATCGCGACCTGCTATTCGTGCCGGATGAAAACCTCGGCGCGTGGGTGATGGAGCAGACGGGCCGGCCGATGACGTTGTGGCGCGGCAACTGTTACGCGCACGTCGAGTTCCGCCGCGACCAGGTACTCCGCGCGCGCGCGTCGTGGCCGGACGCGAAAATCGTGGTGCATCCCGAGAGCCTGCGCGAGGTGCGCGAGCTGGCCGACGCGGTGTGCTCGACCGAGAAAATGATCACATGGTGCAGACAGAGCCCGGCCAAGCGGTTCGTCATCGTCACCGAGTCGGGCATCCTGCACCGCATGCAGAAGGAATGCCCGGACAAGGAATTCTTCTGCGCGCCGGTGTTCGATGTGATGCGGATGCCGACGGACCACTGCCGGTGCAGTGAGTGCAAATTCATGAAGCTGAACACGCTCGCGAAGGTGCGCGACTGCATGAAGAACCTTGCGCCGAGGCTGGAACTGCCCGCGGAAATCCTCACGCGCGCCCGGGCGCCGATCGAGCGGATGCTGGAGATTTCGGCTGCGCCGTAGCCGCGCCCAACGGCGCTCGCGCCGCGCGTTCCAGCGCCCCCACGGTGAAAATGAGCGGGTAGAGGCGCTCGAAATACCAGAGCTTCGCGAAGTAGAAACCGATGGGCGAAGGCTGCGTCCACGAACCATTTTCGATCCGCGTGACGAGCCACTCGACGCCGCGCGCGACCTCAGCTTCGTGCGACGGGAACGGGGCGAGCGAGTCGACGGCAAGCGCGGTTTCCTCGACGGACGGCGGGCCGCCGTGTCCACCGCCCCAACTGCCGTCACGGTTCTGAATCGATCCCAGCCACGCGCCTGCGCGTTCCCGCATCCCGGATACTCCGGGGAATTCCCGGTCGTCCAGCGGCTCGAGCCCTTGCAGCACGCGGGACGTGCCGTAGGTCGGGTTCTCGTCGTCGCGCGAGTGCTGGTTGCCAAACCAGAGCGGCAGCCACGAGCCATCGGCGCGTTGCGCTCGTTCGAGGTAGCCGAGTCCACGCGATATCGCACGCGTCATTCGCGCGGCCAGGGAGTCGGGCAGCGCGGCGCGCCAAGCCGCCCATGCGCGCAGGGCGTGCGCCGTGAGGTCCGGGCTGCTGCGGTCGAAGGGCAGATTCGTCCAGCCGCGGCAAAAGGTCGGGATGCCGCCGTCGGAGTTCTGAAGACCGAGCAGCCAGCGCGTGCCGAGGTCCGCCGCGGCGAGAGTCGGCGCGTGCGGCGTTTCGCCCGTCTGGATGGCGGAAAGATTTGCGAGCGCGAGCAGCGCGCCCGCGGTGTCGTCGGCGTCCGGCACGCCGCCGGGCAGGTCGGTCCAAGCCCAGCCCCCCGGCGCGGCGTGCGTGTAAGGATGCTCCACGCGGTATTGCTGGCTCAGGAGCCACTGCACGACTTGCGCGCGTTCCGACACATCAAGCACGGGCGCGCCGCCCGCAGCGAGGGCGTTCACGGCGAGTGTCGTCACCCACGTGGCGAGGTTCGTGTCAATCGGCCAGCTTCCATCCCCGCGCGCGGATGCGAGCAGAAATGCGACGGCGTTGCGCGTGACCGGATGGTTTGCGTTGCCACTCGCCGCAAGGCTCATCGCGACAAAGCTCGTCAGCGGCGTGGCTTCGAGGAAACCGCCGCTCGCGGGCTGGATTTCGGCGAGCGTGCGAAGCGTCCGGGCGCGGGCCGCGTTTCGAATCCCGCGCGTGAGCGGGTTGCGCGGCGGCAAGTGGTGATGGCGCGCCTGCCCGATGGCGATGAGCGCGGGGAGCGCGTAGCTCACGACCGGCAGCCGCAACGCCGCGAAAAGCTGACGCGGCGCGGCGGCGAGTTCGAAGGGCAGCGGAAGCACCGAACGCCACGCGCCCGCGCCCGGGCCGAGCCGGCCGGCCAGGGCGCACATCGTGAGAATGGGCACGGAAAACGTGCGGTCCTTTCCGTAGCGGGCGGTGATGGCTTCGACAAGCCGCTGGATGTCGAGCGCCGCGCCGCCGCTGCTGTGCCCGGCGAGCCAGCGTTCGGCGCGTTGCACGCTGGCTCTGAGGCGCACTTCCCCGCCGGGCACGACGGCGAACGCCGCCCAGCCGAGCGCGGTGGTGCTGATGTTGCTGAGACTCTGGACGGTGTCGCCCCAACCGCCATCGGGGTTTTGATGCTCGGCCAGCCAGTCTAGTCCGCGTCCCAGCAAGCGCGGCGAGATTCGCGCGATGGCGTCGCCCGATTCGCGGGTGACGAGCGCGAGCGCCGTGACCGCTGTGGCGGTGGAGAGGGCACTCGCGGACAGTTCGCCGGTCCAATGATCGTCCTGCGCTCGGGCGTCAAGCAGGGCGCGACGGGCGGTCGCGAGCGCCGCGCGGAGGCGCGTGCATGCGGAACGGCTCATGCGGCGTGGATTTCTGGATTGCGCCCGACGACTGAGTCTGGTCTTTTCTCGCCCGAAAAGTCCGCGGCCGGGCGGTTCCGCCACGCAGACTGAAACTTGCAGAAGGTTCGAATCATCGTTTTTGAGTCATGAGTTCATTTTTTGAACGCCCGGACACCAAGGGCAGGTATTCGGGCAAGAACAACACGCGGTGGATGAGTTTCATCTGCAACGCGCCGGCGGCGCAATCGGTGTCCGTGGTCGGCGACTTCAACGATTGGGATGCCGCGGCAAACCCGATGGAGCGTCAGGTGGACGGCAACTGGACCGCAATGGCGCAACTGAACCACGGGCATCATCTTTACGTGTTCATGGTGGATGGCAAGCCGGTGCTCGACCCGCGAGCGCAAGGTGTCGGGCGCAATGGGAAGAACGAGCGCGTCTCGCTGGTGCTGGTCAGCTGATCAAGCACCCGGGCTGGAGTCCGCGTGGCCCAAGGCGGGTGTGGCGGGTTGTGTTAGGGCATTGTAAATTCCCAAGAATGGCGTTGACAAAGCCGACTCGGGTCCTAGCTTACCCTTACTTTTTGGCTCAGGTTTTTGATTCGGGTGGCAGCACGTTTCTTCAGAGGGGTTCCCCACCCCCACCTCCTTGGCGTCTGCTGCCCGAATCGCTCTTGGGCACTTTAGTGCCGGATTGGGCGGGCTCCGCGGAGTCCGCCCTTTTCTTTCTCCCGCTGGATTCTGGGTGCGCCGGAGGTCGGTCCGTCGTCACTCAGGCGAGCTTGGGGGCGGGGGAAGCACCGGGTGTCGGGGCTGCGGGCTGTGCGCCAGCCTCTGGCATTGCTGCGGGTGCGGATTTGAGGGACTCGCACTCCGGGCAGGTGAAATGGTGCCGATTCACGTCCTCCTCGCCGAAGCTGATGGAGACTTTGAGCTTGTGCCAGTTGCCGTCGAGGTCGCGGATCTTCTTGCAGGATTCGCACCGTGGGACGAATTGGAGCGCCTGCCCGAGAAGCCGGAGCGCGGTTTCATACTGCGCAAGTTGCCGGCGCAGTTCCGCCTGCACCTTTGCGGCGCGCGCGCCGGCCAAAATCCGGGCGCGAAGCTCATCGGGATGGAACGGCTTGCTGAGAAAATCATCCGCTCCCGCCCCGAGGCCCTCGACAATCTGCGCCTTGCCGGACTTTGCCGTGAGAATGAGGATGTGCAGCGTGGAACTGTGGAGTTTTGACCGGATTTTCCGGCAAAGCTCG
Coding sequences within it:
- a CDS encoding zinc-binding dehydrogenase is translated as MRAAVLHGKEDVRIEEVAPRPLGPGEVRIGIQAALTCGTDLKVFKRGYHAKMIRPPAVFGHELAGEISESSAVGWRIGDRVVVANSAPCGECPWCRGGQEALCDDLLFLNGAYAESIAVPSRLVEKNLLRLRDTTAFRDAALTEPLACVVLGIEDSQLRAGQRVLVIGAGPVGLMFVALAKHLGCDVTAAGRGEGRLQTAARLGATAVDVGGDRNLESELSGRGGGGFDVVIEAVGKPEVWETATRLARKGGLVNFFGGCPAGTSVTLDTGLLHYSSLTLKASFHHTPRTVRRAFEFIESGVIRAKDFVDGACGLSELPALLKSMTAGNRAVKTFVDVRA
- a CDS encoding DedA family protein; this encodes MELLKKLLDIVLHLNRHLDALVGEYGAWVYAILFLIVFCETGLVVTPFLPGDSLLFAVGAIAAGGKLDVWLVSALLIAAAILGDTVNYGVGKFAGERLQRKFPRLIKPEHLARTHEFFERYGGKTIIIARFVPIVRTFAPFVAGAGRMTYARFMMFNVTGALLWIGLLVPAGYFFGTMPWVKRNFSSVILAIIFISILPGVFEFWRERRRIKSEQQRG
- the nadA gene encoding quinolinate synthase NadA, translating into MIDLNEVQPLRTGAPSVRKGMPRAQFDPMAEEIRELKRRLNAVILAHNYQVPEIQDVADYVGDSLGLSQQAAATSADVIVFCGVHFMAETAKILNPGKIVVLPDKDAGCSLEESCPAPELARLQATNPNFYTIAYINCSAAVKALTDCICTSGNAVKIVNAAPKDRDLLFVPDENLGAWVMEQTGRPMTLWRGNCYAHVEFRRDQVLRARASWPDAKIVVHPESLREVRELADAVCSTEKMITWCRQSPAKRFVIVTESGILHRMQKECPDKEFFCAPVFDVMRMPTDHCRCSECKFMKLNTLAKVRDCMKNLAPRLELPAEILTRARAPIERMLEISAAP
- a CDS encoding squalene--hopene cyclase, giving the protein MSRSACTRLRAALATARRALLDARAQDDHWTGELSASALSTATAVTALALVTRESGDAIARISPRLLGRGLDWLAEHQNPDGGWGDTVQSLSNISTTALGWAAFAVVPGGEVRLRASVQRAERWLAGHSSGGAALDIQRLVEAITARYGKDRTFSVPILTMCALAGRLGPGAGAWRSVLPLPFELAAAPRQLFAALRLPVVSYALPALIAIGQARHHHLPPRNPLTRGIRNAARARTLRTLAEIQPASGGFLEATPLTSFVAMSLAASGNANHPVTRNAVAFLLASARGDGSWPIDTNLATWVTTLAVNALAAGGAPVLDVSERAQVVQWLLSQQYRVEHPYTHAAPGGWAWTDLPGGVPDADDTAGALLALANLSAIQTGETPHAPTLAAADLGTRWLLGLQNSDGGIPTFCRGWTNLPFDRSSPDLTAHALRAWAAWRAALPDSLAARMTRAISRGLGYLERAQRADGSWLPLWFGNQHSRDDENPTYGTSRVLQGLEPLDDREFPGVSGMRERAGAWLGSIQNRDGSWGGGHGGPPSVEETALAVDSLAPFPSHEAEVARGVEWLVTRIENGSWTQPSPIGFYFAKLWYFERLYPLIFTVGALERAARAPLGAATAQPKSPASARSAPGRA
- a CDS encoding glycoside hydrolase family 13 produces the protein MSSFFERPDTKGRYSGKNNTRWMSFICNAPAAQSVSVVGDFNDWDAAANPMERQVDGNWTAMAQLNHGHHLYVFMVDGKPVLDPRAQGVGRNGKNERVSLVLVS
- a CDS encoding response regulator transcription factor, which produces MDAPAPPAHGRARQSPANPGFRRRRDAQAGLCVPGRAGRPSAHNRILTMAIVTVPDRPKVLLLDDDPGMLGKLETMLDQWGFRTVTASEADKAFDILVHDDEIRVAVVDYMLQGMNGFELCRKIRSKLHSSTLHILILTAKSGKAQIVEGLGAGADDFLSKPFHPDELRARILAGARAAKVQAELRRQLAQYETALRLLGQALQFVPRCESCKKIRDLDGNWHKLKVSISFGEEDVNRHHFTCPECESLKSAPAAMPEAGAQPAAPTPGASPAPKLA